Sequence from the Halomarina litorea genome:
CTTCCGGCTGAGGTGGTGGTCAATAGTCGCTCGAACACGCTCGCTCAGGTTTGGCATGGACTTTCCATGACCACCCCAACCGATATCGACATTGACATCGGTGATTTTGTGGAGCGAGTCGAGGTAGGTCGGAAGACTCCGCGTCCGCTCGCTCTCGGTATCCGGCGCGATTGTAAGCAGTGGGTTCGGAGTAATATGTGGGAGCACATGATCACCGGTGAACGCGACGGCGTTCGCCGCTGCGACGAAACATATCGATCCCGGCGAATGGCCAGGCGTGTGAACCGCCGTCAATTCGACCTCGGCTTCAACGCTCTCGCCATCCGTCAGTTCGTAATCGACTGCAAGCGGGTCTTGGTAGTCCGTGTACGCCTCCGGAAGCGAAACGGCCGACTCGACGATTTCCGCCGGTGCCCCCATACGACGTAGAAACGGCCGAAAGAACACTTGTTCACAGCGGAAGTGACCTAATGGGTCACTGAGTGGCTTAACCGCGTCTCGATGTGCGTGGACGTGAGCATCAGATTCCCTGACGATTCGAGCAGCCAGCCCGAAGTGATCCATGTGGGGATGGGTAACGAGGATTTGGTCGACGTCAGTTACCGCGAATCCCAAGGATTCCAACCCAGCAGAGAGCGCGTCATACGCTTCTCCAGTCGCCGGTCCGGGGTCTAGTAGCGTCAACCTATCTCCAACGAAGGCGTAACAGTTCACCCTCCCCACGTCGAACGGTGTCGGAATCTCGAATCGGTGTACATCTTCCATATCCATGGTTCTCACTCCACTACAAAAAGGCTCACACCGTTTCTACATCGAACTGGAAAGCGTCGCTATGTCAATTACGGTCGAAATCGTCTCTGTCACCAGTGGAGGCTACGGTGCGAATGGGTAGTCTCTCCGAGTCTGCGAACCGCGACGGAGGCGTCGTCCTCTCGAGAGCAGTTGCTAGTACTCAGTTTGGACCCTGTCCATGTCGATACCACCGACCACCTGCAGAGGGGCCTCCCGGCGAAACCAGCTAGCTGGACCAACGAATCGCGAGGACCACTCAGTCCCACTCCTCACCGATACCACGGAGAGAAAACGGACCCACAGGAAGGTTATACCCCTCTTCGAGAGCGGTATCGACCTGCTTCTCGGTCGCGACGCCTTCTTCGACAATACGTTCGGCCTCGCGACGCATGGCTGCGTAGCACCGATTGGCGACGAACCCGTAATCACCCGGGGCATCCTCGAGGACAATGGCGGTTTTTCCCATCCTTTCGCTAACCTCGACGATAGTGTCGACAACCTCGTCGTCGGTCTGACCGGTGGGGACGATTTCGACGAGTGTCATGATCTGTGCCGGATTGAAGAAATGGGCCACGGCAAACCGCGATGGGTCCTCGAGAGCGTTCGAGAGCGAGGTGGCTGAAAAGCCACTGGTATTCGAGTATAGGGGGGTGTCCCCGGTAACGCTGTCGATTTCACGGAAGACGCGGCCCTTGAGTTCGAGGTCCTCGGAGACGGCCTCCAAGACAAAGTCGGCATCGGCGACAGCCTCCCCGAGGTCGGTGGTGAGCGTGAGCCTATCGAGGGCAGCCTGTTTCTCCTCTTCGGAGAGGTGGTCACTCTCGACGGCGCGGTTCAGCCCGTAGTTCCCGTCGACGATGCGCTCCTCGGTCTCTTGGAGGATTTCTTGCTCGATGTCCCGTATCGACACATCGTAGCCGTTTTGAAGAAATGCTTGCCCGATACCACTCCCCATGACGCCGCCACCGATGACGGAAACGTGTTCGACGTCTACCATAACACGAAATCTTCCGCATGTTGCATGATAGTTCTTTCCATGGTTCGGCTGCATCGGGATCGCGCTGTCTCCATCGAGAACCCACGTCGCGGTTCGATGGACCTTTCATCCCCGAATCAGCGGTTGACGGGAGCCACGGCCTCCATCGTCGAGGTAATCTCCTCGTCGTCGGCCGGGCCGACCCAGCCGACTCGAACCGCGTCACAGCCCTTTACGCTGGCGAATCTATCGATAATATCGTTGACCTCGTCCGGCGTGCCACAGGCGACCAGTCCGTCGAGTACCTCGTCCTCAACGGCGGCGACCGCCTTTTCGCGGTCGCCATCCATCCAATGGTCGCGGACGGTTTCTACCATGTCCTCATAGCCCTGTTTGGCGATTGATTGGCGGTAGAACGGACCGTAGAGAGATATCATGAACGCGACGTGTTGGCGGCCCAGCTGGCGGGCTCGCTCGCCGTCCTCGAGTGCACAGGAGCGGACGAGGACCGATGTCCGGAACTCCTCGGGGTCCCGATTGGCGAGTTCGGCACCACGCCGAAGGTCGTCGAGACGCTGGTCGAGGCCATCCGGTGTGAAAAGTTGTGGGACCCAGCCATCGGCGAAGCGACCGGTGAGCTCGACCCCTTTCGGACCGAGTGCAGCGACGTCGATGGGAACATCCACCGGCGTCGGCATTTCGAGCGAGAACCCTTCGGGGGTGAATATTTCACCGTCGTACGTGACCTCCTCGCCAGCCGTGGCCTGCTTGATAATCTCGATGGCCTCGCGGAGACGGCGCAGCGGTCGGTCGAATTCGAGCCCGTGCCAACCCTCGACGAGTGCCGGTGAACTCGTCCCCAAACCGAGACGCAGTCGCCCCCCCGCGAGCGACTGAACCGATGCGGCGGCCTGAGCAATCTGACAAGGTGAACGGGAGAACGGCCCGATGACGTCGTCGGACACGCCGATACTATCGGTGCGTTCTGCGAGGATGGTCAACAGGGAGACACTGTCCCATCCCGTCGTCTCGCCGAATCCGACGTACTCGAACCCGAGTTCCTCGGCCTCCTGAGTGAATCGTGCGACCTCGTCCAGCGATTCGTATCGGTCGGTGGATAATGTCAGGTCGATTTGGAAGTCTGATACCATCGAACGCACGTGAGTTTCGTGGGTACTTCAATCTCCTTCCCGACAGTGAGGGACGGACGATATCCGAACAGCCCGGAAGCTGACTTCGCACTGCCGAAACTGTCCGCGCAACTGCGGTGCTCGGTAGGACTTATTCGGAACGGTTCGCGCGCGCGAGAATTCCCAGTATCTCCACCTCCTCGTCTTGCGAGATTAGGTCGGAGGTCGTACATTCGTACATCACCTCGTGGACGAACTCTGGGTCGGTGAGTTCAATTGCTGAGCATGGCGAGGATTATTCGACTTGGCTCTCGAGGCACGCGACATTATCGGCAAAGGGGGACAGGTGTTCAGTGAGGTCGCCGCGGCCGTCTGTGGTACTCCTGTCGAGTTTCGGTCCGCTGGTTTCAAACATGCGCGTCACGAACTCCTGTCGGTCCACTCGAACCGCTCGATAGTGTTGAGTCGTCGGTTGATTGTCGCGGAACTGACTCCGTCCAGCTCTCCACCGCGACGAGGGAAAACAGAATCTACGAGTGCGAGATAGTGCGATCAGATACGAGGACCTTGCTCGATATCAACGAATGAGACCCCGCCATCGTTTGACGGAACCACTACGGACACGATCGAAAACGATCGGAGTCATCGTAAGTGAGCTCTTCGGTGATTCCCCTCTCGGATGAGATACCCGAGTCAGTGGCTCCGAACGAGGCTTACAGGATAGACCTCGTCTGGACGATCGAGACAGTGGGGATAGAGGCATACGGTTTGCGCTCTCAGTTGGAGCCGATTATGAAGGACGAACCCAACGACAGACGGGATTACACGACTGAAGAGCTTCGTGAACACCTTCAAGAGGCCAAAGAGACGGTCTCTGACGAAAGGCGCCCGGAAGCCGTAGAGCAGCAGCACTCTACAGGGAAACTCACTGCCCGAGAGCGGATTGCGTATCTCTGTGATGCGGGAATTTTTAGAGAATTTGGCCGGCTCGCGGCTCCAGCCCCTGCGACGCCGGAAACAGTCGATTGGGACCGATCGGACGCGCCTTCGGACGGAATCGTGACCGGAATCGGAGAGATCGACGGGCGGCCCGTGGCAGTGGGGGCGACCGACTTCACCGTTAAAGGGGGGTCGATCGGACACACCGGTTTTCAGAAGGTCCGCCGCATCGGGAAGTTGGCCCTCCGACGGGGTTTCCCGCTGGTTCTGCTCCACGACGGGGGCGGCCACCGCATTCAGGAGGGACTCGATGCCAGACCGTACGCTCACGGCGGGGATTTCGTGTTTCAGACCCGACTCTCCGGATGGGCACCACAGGTATCTGCGATGATGGGGCCTGGGTTCGCCGCCCCGACGAACTACGCCGCGACGTGCGATTTCGTCCCGATGGTCGAGGGACAATCGACGATGGGCGTGGCGGGACCATCACTCGTAAAAGCAGCACTCGGCGTCGAACTGGATAAAGCCGAAATCGGTGGTGCAGAGTTCCAGACAGGGATGACCGGGATGGCAGACGCCGCTTACGCGGACGACGAAGCCTGCCTCGACAGTATCAAGACGTTCCTCTCCTATCTCCCGCAGAACGCAGACGAGATGCCCCCCACCGACAGTCACTTTGAACCGCCGACCCCCAACGCGGCAGAGCAGTTATCGAGCATCATTCCGAACAATCCAAAGCGAGGGTACGATATCTACACCGCTATCGAAGGGTTGATCGACCGCGAGTCGTTCTTCGAACTCAAACCTCGTTACGCACGCAACATCGTCACTGGGTTCGCGCGGTTCGAAGGCAATTCCGTCGGAATCGTCGCGAACAATCCACGAATCAAGGCGGGGACGTTCGACGTGGCTGCCTGCGACAAGTCGTCTCATTTCATCAGCCTGTGTGACGCCTTCGGACTTCCCCTCGTGTTCTTGATGGACGTTCCGGGCGTACTGCCGGGACCCGACTCGGAGCGGGAGGGAATCGCTCGGCACTCCGGAAAGGTGATGTTCGAGATCAACCGGTCGACAGTCCCGAAAGTGAGCGTCGTCCTTCGACGAGGGTACGGGTTCGGATACGTCCTCATGGCGGGCGGTCGGTCGACCGATAGCGAACTGACTATCGTCTGGCCGACCGCTGAAATTTCCGCCATGGGGATCGAAGGTGCCGTGGATATCGTCTATCGACGCGAAATCCGGGACGCCGACAACCCCGAACGGCGACGAGAGGAACTCGTCCAGAAGTTCATCAATCGAACCGGTGCGGTGAGGGCAGTCGAGGATTTCGGCGTCGATGCGGCTATCGATCCCACCGAAACCCGAGACTGGATCGTGGATTCGCTCGATCAGTCCCGGACCGAGTACGAAGAATCCTGGCCACCGAAGAAACACGGAATAAACCCTATCTGACCCACCCAGTCGACCGAATCCAGGCTGTCTATGTGGCCGGAAATTCATGTGAGCGCCATAATCATTCGTAAAATAGGTCCTCTGATGAGGTCGATGTCTCGAGCGTGACGACCGAGTTCGATGACGACCTGCTGCGGCAGCAAACGATGAGCAGCATCTTGGAGCCCCGAACGCGGAGGCTTCGACTCCTCGACGCAGGTCACGTAGGGGCCGGACGACCGAGCAGTCTCGTTCGAGGGCAGTCAACGCGTACGAGCCCGTGGCGCAAGCTGCTGTCTTTCCCGTACATGCAGCCGAAGGGGGAGAAGATCAAATCGGTGCTGCCGTCGAGCCAGTGAACGATGTCGAGTTCTCTCAGTTGTCACTCAGACAGTATCTCGACGGGAGGTTCCCCGAGTTCATGCGTCCCGATTAGGTAGGTCACGAGCCGCAAAACTTGTGGGTCGCTCGACCACCTCGAGGTTGCCATCGGCTTGCGGAGTTCCTTCCTGAACTCCGAGAACTTCGTTCAGAGATTTTATCGGCCGGCATCCTGCACGGCTTGGCCAAGCGACACTACCGTGGA
This genomic interval carries:
- a CDS encoding TIGR04024 family LLM class F420-dependent oxidoreductase, with protein sequence MVSDFQIDLTLSTDRYESLDEVARFTQEAEELGFEYVGFGETTGWDSVSLLTILAERTDSIGVSDDVIGPFSRSPCQIAQAAASVQSLAGGRLRLGLGTSSPALVEGWHGLEFDRPLRRLREAIEIIKQATAGEEVTYDGEIFTPEGFSLEMPTPVDVPIDVAALGPKGVELTGRFADGWVPQLFTPDGLDQRLDDLRRGAELANRDPEEFRTSVLVRSCALEDGERARQLGRQHVAFMISLYGPFYRQSIAKQGYEDMVETVRDHWMDGDREKAVAAVEDEVLDGLVACGTPDEVNDIIDRFASVKGCDAVRVGWVGPADDEEITSTMEAVAPVNR
- a CDS encoding MBL fold metallo-hydrolase, whose translation is MEDVHRFEIPTPFDVGRVNCYAFVGDRLTLLDPGPATGEAYDALSAGLESLGFAVTDVDQILVTHPHMDHFGLAARIVRESDAHVHAHRDAVKPLSDPLGHFRCEQVFFRPFLRRMGAPAEIVESAVSLPEAYTDYQDPLAVDYELTDGESVEAEVELTAVHTPGHSPGSICFVAAANAVAFTGDHVLPHITPNPLLTIAPDTESERTRSLPTYLDSLHKITDVNVDIGWGGHGKSMPNLSERVRATIDHHLSRKERIADIVGKTGPTTAYQVMQVMFPDLPATEVFPGMSEVIGHLDLLEDEDRVDITEREGYRQYTLR
- a CDS encoding 3-hydroxyacyl-CoA dehydrogenase family protein, producing MVDVEHVSVIGGGVMGSGIGQAFLQNGYDVSIRDIEQEILQETEERIVDGNYGLNRAVESDHLSEEEKQAALDRLTLTTDLGEAVADADFVLEAVSEDLELKGRVFREIDSVTGDTPLYSNTSGFSATSLSNALEDPSRFAVAHFFNPAQIMTLVEIVPTGQTDDEVVDTIVEVSERMGKTAIVLEDAPGDYGFVANRCYAAMRREAERIVEEGVATEKQVDTALEEGYNLPVGPFSLRGIGEEWD
- a CDS encoding acyl-CoA carboxylase subunit beta; the protein is MSSSVIPLSDEIPESVAPNEAYRIDLVWTIETVGIEAYGLRSQLEPIMKDEPNDRRDYTTEELREHLQEAKETVSDERRPEAVEQQHSTGKLTARERIAYLCDAGIFREFGRLAAPAPATPETVDWDRSDAPSDGIVTGIGEIDGRPVAVGATDFTVKGGSIGHTGFQKVRRIGKLALRRGFPLVLLHDGGGHRIQEGLDARPYAHGGDFVFQTRLSGWAPQVSAMMGPGFAAPTNYAATCDFVPMVEGQSTMGVAGPSLVKAALGVELDKAEIGGAEFQTGMTGMADAAYADDEACLDSIKTFLSYLPQNADEMPPTDSHFEPPTPNAAEQLSSIIPNNPKRGYDIYTAIEGLIDRESFFELKPRYARNIVTGFARFEGNSVGIVANNPRIKAGTFDVAACDKSSHFISLCDAFGLPLVFLMDVPGVLPGPDSEREGIARHSGKVMFEINRSTVPKVSVVLRRGYGFGYVLMAGGRSTDSELTIVWPTAEISAMGIEGAVDIVYRREIRDADNPERRREELVQKFINRTGAVRAVEDFGVDAAIDPTETRDWIVDSLDQSRTEYEESWPPKKHGINPI